The nucleotide window CCTCTTCCGGCACGCAGCGATGCCGGTATACGGGCGGCAAACGCCGCGTCCTATGGGCCGCGCGCGGGTCGAGCATCGTCAGAGTTCCCTCTTCCCCGTTAACAAGGTAAACGCTTCCAGGTATTTCGCGCGGGTCTTCGCGACAATATCTTCGGGCAACGACGGCTGGGGCGAGTTCTTGTCCCAGCCCGTCGTTTCCAGGTAGTCGCGCACGAATTGCTTGTCGAAACTGGGCGGATTGCGCCCGGGCGCGTACTGGCTGGCCGGCCAGAAGCGCGACGAGTCCGGCGTGAGGATTTCGTCGGCCAGGACCAGCGCGCCGCCGGCCACGCCGAACTCGAGCTTGGTGTCGCACAGAATGATCCCGCGCGCGGCGGCGATATCGCGAGCGCGGCGGTATACGGCGATGGCGGCGGCGCTTGCGCGTTCGTTCCATTCGCGGCCAATGATTTCCCCGGCCTGCCCGGGCGAAATGTTGATGTCGTGGCCGTCGGTGGCCTTGGTCGCGGGCGTGTAGATAGGCTCTTCGAGACGGTCGGCCTCGCGCAGC belongs to Candidatus Hydrogenedentota bacterium and includes:
- a CDS encoding phosphoribosylaminoimidazolesuccinocarboxamide synthase — protein: MNTTALYETSFPGLKANARGKVRDIFDLGDRLLIVATDRLSAFDWVNPVPIPDKGRILTQLSLWWFEQVADIVPNHLISAQVADFPAQFQPYAAQLAGRSMLVRKCQMFPVEFVVRGYLAGSGWKEYKQHGAVCGIRLPGGLREADRLEEPIYTPATKATDGHDINISPGQAGEIIGREWNERASAAAIAVYRRARDIAAARGIILCDTKLEFGVAGGALVLADEILTPDSSRFWPASQYAPGRNPPSFDKQFVRDYLETTGWDKNSPQPSLPEDIVAKTRAKYLEAFTLLTGKREL